In one Longimicrobium sp. genomic region, the following are encoded:
- the egtB gene encoding ergothioneine biosynthesis protein EgtB, giving the protein MSSDPPAPTPREVAALLQDARERTLLLVSPVPEAELMNQHDKLMSPVVWDMGHIAHFEELWLVRNLEGPVRFGEMPGMFNPFENPRSVRGQLALPRLADTLDHMATVRRTVLDHVQAGDTGRADPGLLDGGYVYRMVAQHEYQHNETILQALQLRGDDTRYRAPRAIATPQGRPVAADGDGMVRFPGGTVEIGTDDRTAAYDNERPRHAVELAPFRIGAWAVTNGEFTRFIEDGGYEARSLWSDAGWKHREEAGLVAPQFWERHDGAWWTRSMDREMPVDPDRPVCHVCWYEAEAYCNWAGKRLPTEHEWEAAASWDPASATKRTYPWGDEPPTPFDANLDQLSFEPAQTGAYPGNLSPIGCYGMIGDVWEWTASDFAPWPGYQTFPYPEYSEVFFGPDYKVLRGGSWATRPGAIRNTFRNWDYPIRRQIFSGFRVAQDD; this is encoded by the coding sequence GAAGTCGCGGCCCTGCTGCAGGACGCCCGCGAGCGCACGCTGCTGCTGGTTTCGCCCGTGCCCGAGGCCGAGCTGATGAACCAGCACGACAAGCTCATGAGCCCGGTCGTGTGGGACATGGGCCACATCGCGCACTTCGAGGAGCTGTGGCTGGTGCGCAACCTGGAGGGGCCGGTGCGGTTCGGCGAGATGCCGGGGATGTTCAACCCGTTCGAGAACCCCCGCTCCGTCCGCGGCCAGCTGGCCCTTCCGCGCCTGGCCGATACGCTGGACCACATGGCCACCGTCCGCCGCACCGTGCTGGACCACGTGCAGGCGGGCGACACCGGCCGCGCCGATCCCGGGCTGCTGGACGGCGGCTACGTCTACCGCATGGTCGCCCAGCACGAGTACCAGCACAACGAGACCATCCTGCAGGCCCTGCAGCTGAGGGGCGACGACACGCGATACCGTGCGCCGCGCGCCATCGCCACGCCCCAGGGCCGGCCGGTGGCGGCCGACGGGGACGGCATGGTCCGCTTCCCCGGCGGCACCGTCGAGATCGGCACGGACGACCGCACGGCGGCGTACGACAACGAGCGGCCGCGGCACGCGGTGGAGCTGGCGCCCTTCCGCATCGGCGCGTGGGCGGTGACCAACGGCGAGTTCACGCGCTTCATCGAAGACGGCGGATACGAAGCACGGTCGCTGTGGTCCGACGCGGGGTGGAAGCACCGCGAGGAAGCCGGACTGGTGGCGCCGCAGTTCTGGGAGCGGCACGACGGCGCGTGGTGGACGCGGTCGATGGACCGCGAGATGCCCGTGGATCCGGACCGCCCCGTGTGCCACGTCTGCTGGTACGAGGCCGAGGCCTACTGCAACTGGGCCGGCAAGCGCCTGCCGACCGAGCACGAGTGGGAGGCGGCCGCGTCGTGGGATCCCGCATCCGCCACCAAGCGCACGTATCCGTGGGGGGACGAGCCGCCGACCCCGTTCGATGCCAACCTGGACCAGCTCTCGTTCGAGCCGGCGCAGACGGGCGCCTACCCGGGCAACCTGTCGCCCATCGGCTGCTACGGGATGATCGGCGACGTGTGGGAGTGGACGGCGAGCGACTTCGCCCCCTGGCCAGGCTACCAGACCTTTCCCTATCCCGAGTACAGCGAGGTGTTCTTCGGCCCCGACTACAAGGTGCTGCGCGGCGGGTCGTGGGCCACCCGGCCGGGCGCCATCCGCAACACCTTCCGCAACTGGGACTACCCCATCCGCCGGCAGATCTTCAGCGGATTCCGGGTGGCGCAGGATGACTGA